In the genome of Leopardus geoffroyi isolate Oge1 chromosome B1, O.geoffroyi_Oge1_pat1.0, whole genome shotgun sequence, the window CGGGATGGTGTCCTGGATGATCTGTCGCCTGGTGGTGTGAGTATGGCCGCTTTCATACCCCCTCTACCTCCAGGTGCCAGGCCGCCCTTGAGGTGGAAGATGGGAACATCTGGTGGGAAAGGGGCTTTTAGTGCCCGCAAGGGTTAACGGACCTTCGGGCCTACCGCGTGGCATCGGGCACCCGTGCTTGTACTCTACCCCCAAAGCCTTCTTGGCTCATGGCGACcgccctctcccccgccccccgcagtcACATACACTGCAGACAGGAGTGTGGGACAGAGGACCTCACACCAGCCAGCAGCCCCTTGGCAAACAAGGTGTTGTGGCACGTTGTGGGCGGAGATTTCAGGTGCCTGCTTCCTGTCTGACAGTCACATGACTCACCACCCTGGCCTCAGCCTCCCCACTCTGTCCTGCCTTTCAGTACTCCAGCACCTGGCTGCAAGATCCCTGTCTGCAGCCTGGCAGTGCCAGGTCTGGTGGCCCTGATTGCGTGTCCATGGGAGGGGACAGCCTGGCCCTCTCACCAGCTCAGAAGCCTGCTTCCCACCTACCTGCTGTGTGTGCTCCCGCTCAATAATGCACCCATAGGCCACTGGTGCAGGCTTGGGCAGGCTTGGACTGTTTGTAAAcagcagggtggggaggtggccTCCAGGGCACTGACTCAGGCACAGGTTGTGCAAGCCAAGCAAGAAGAACAGGGTAGGCCCTTGCTACTTCACACCTTTCAGGGAAGTGGccacctggtgtgtgtgtggggggggggggggagggcatgaTGCCCCTCATACTCCCCCTCTGTTTTCTAGGCTGGTGTTTGGGATGCTGTACCCAGCTTATGCTTCCTACAAGGCTGTGAAGACCAAGAACATACGTGAATATGTGAGTGTGGCTGTGGGCAGGAGAGCTTGGTTCAGGTTGGATGGGATGACACTCAACCTTGGGGGGTATGGTAGGCCTTGGCAAGGTGGGGACGGTCTGACctggcctccccttcctccaggagCATAAGCAGGTGCGTTTAGAGTGGGTGTGGTTGGAGGGCAGGCTATGGGGGTGCCTGTGCAGAATCTTGTGGGTGAAGCTTCTTGGGGGTGGGTACAGGAATGAGTGGCAGTTTCTCAGAGGCACCTCTCtagggccagccaggtgccaggAGAATGCAGTAGGACAGGCTCTCTGGAATCTCTGGGTCAGCCTGGGACAGGGGAGTTGGCTCTGCAGGCTCAGCTGTTGGCCtctgacacccccacccccacccccaggtgcgGTGGATGATGTACTGGATAGTCTTTGCACTGTTCATGGCAGTGGAAACCTTCACAGACATCTTTATTTCCTGGTATGCATGCAGGGGGTCTGTGGGCTGTGGGGAGATGATGGCCCACTCTTGGCCCAGCTCCCTGGCTGACCTTACTCCCGCTGTGCTCTGACAGGTTCCCTTTCTACTATGAAATCAAGATGGCCTTTGTGCTATGGCTGCTCTCGCCTTACACCAAAGGGGCCAGCCTGCTTTACCGAAAGTTTGTCCACCCATCCTTATCCCGTCATGAGAAGGTACCTCggggggagccagggagggaaacATAGGGGTGGGTGTGAAGGAAAGAGCCTTGGACTCGGGGTTCAGGACGCTGGGTGAAACCTGGGTTCTAATCTGACTCCTGCTGCCCTTCAGCTGTGGGACCTTGATAGAACCTagccttcttcctcttctgtgataATCAAATGGGGGCACAGGTGAATGAGCATTTGAAGGTGTGAAACACCAGCTGGAAGTTGTGTTGGGGATGGTGGGAGGAGGCTGAGCGTGGTCATTCACTGAAGCATGGGAATGTCTGCTCTTGGTGTGGTTGCTAGTGCACTGTaggcaggggtgggcagggaggcatGGCACGCACTGGCTTCTCTGGGGCTGCAGAGGAGGAGTGACTTCAGTCTTCGGGTGTCCACCTGAGCTCTCTCCCCTTCCCGGCCCCTACAGGAGATTGACACCTGCATCGTGCAGGCCAAGGAGCGCAGCTATGAGACGATGCTCAGCTTTGGGAAACGGGGCCTCAACATTGCTGCTTCGGCTGCTGTACAGGCTGCCACCAAGGTACCTTGGGCCCCAGCCCTTCAGCAGTCCTCCCAACCTCGTGCCTTTTGGGCGAGTCCAGGTCTCTATCAGGGAGCTGAGAGAGAG includes:
- the REEP4 gene encoding receptor expression-enhancing protein 4 isoform X1, with the translated sequence MVSWMICRLVVLVFGMLYPAYASYKAVKTKNIREYVRWMMYWIVFALFMAVETFTDIFISWFPFYYEIKMAFVLWLLSPYTKGASLLYRKFVHPSLSRHEKEIDTCIVQAKERSYETMLSFGKRGLNIAASAAVQAATKSQGALAGRLRSFSMQDLRSIPDAPAPAYQDPLYLEDQVPRRRPPIGYRAGGLQDSDTEDECWSDTEAVSQPPARPREKPLSRSQSLRVVKRKPPMREGTSRSLKVRTRKKTISSDMNS
- the REEP4 gene encoding receptor expression-enhancing protein 4 isoform X2; the protein is MVSWMICRLVVLVFGMLYPAYASYKAVKTKNIREYVRWMMYWIVFALFMAVETFTDIFISWFPFYYEIKMAFVLWLLSPYTKGASLLYRKFVHPSLSRHEKEIDTCIVQAKERSYETMLSFGKRGLNIAASAAVQAATKSQGALAGRLRSFSMQDLRSIPDAPAPAYQDPLYLEDQVPRRRPPIGYRAGGLQDSDTEDECCVGKDTSQQPCLAAVPSDSGLPCLHFPPL